The Microbulbifer sp. YPW1 genome contains a region encoding:
- the pepN gene encoding aminopeptidase N: MPSSSKNNGVPMTKTGKFALGVLCSSILAACSLEPNQLQSTTTAHALAKPAVARSDAPGLSEQYAKLRKQQIAQVDYKLSVTIDKSGDAFSGRVVADTQFRRNLLQPLTIDFAGGEVEGVQVDGKSVPFAYNGQFITIEPAHLKGRKHAIAVDYTHAYSNNGSGLHRFVDPVDGEVYMYTDFEPYDANRLFPHFDQPNLKAHYTLDVTAPKDWSVITSVREKNIEKNGEVNHWVFPQSKKFSSYIFSLHAGPFTVWEDDADGIPLRLFARKTLAEYVKPDDWFTFTKQSFEFFQKYFEVDYPFVKYDQVIVPDFNAGAMENVAAVTFNEAYVSRGEKTQAQRMRLANVIAHEMAHMWFGDLVTMNWWDDLWLNESFATYMANLSLAENSEFDNAWENFYQGTKQWAYGSDQLPTTHAIQLPVKNTDEAFANFDGITYGKGGSILKQLPYYLGKEEFRKGVSNYLKDLSYKNSTLNDFMGHLGKAAGKNLDAWQQQWLYQAGLNTIQASFQCDGDKIASLTISQTAPAEYPTLREQRTQVGLYNMAGGKMVLSKAIPVIYKGASTEVTAAKGEACPQIVYPNEGDWAFAKVNLDKVSVANMSKHINDIESPFTRLMMWQSLFDSVTDAKLPLDQYVSFAVSNAGSEENINVIRLVSSHLGTAYAYLNQVAMDDTKRTQLQLAIESFAWQQLQSAPAGSDAQKTWFGTFTGVAHTDKALANAQNLLRGELGIEGLVLDPDMRWNLITLLNRHLYGDYAQVIKSELEKDGSDRSQLNAIAAEAIRPQQKAKTLWLNNLLENRDAFKLAQLKYAASALFPTEQRGLYEANVERIVGALDEVNASDASEFVGTYTRLFPLNCSEQGVKQVSDILDSGKQLNPLLEKALKNRRYKNQQCLNMAAAIGNSAG; this comes from the coding sequence ATGCCAAGTAGCTCTAAGAACAATGGGGTACCCATGACCAAGACCGGAAAATTCGCCCTGGGCGTGCTGTGCAGCAGCATTCTCGCGGCCTGTAGCCTGGAGCCTAATCAGCTGCAGTCCACCACCACCGCTCACGCGCTCGCAAAGCCGGCTGTTGCCCGCAGTGATGCACCCGGGCTGTCCGAGCAATACGCCAAGCTGCGCAAGCAACAGATTGCCCAGGTGGACTACAAACTGTCTGTCACCATCGACAAATCCGGCGATGCCTTTTCCGGTCGCGTGGTTGCCGACACCCAGTTCCGCCGCAACCTGCTGCAACCGCTGACCATCGACTTCGCCGGTGGTGAAGTGGAAGGCGTTCAGGTAGATGGTAAATCTGTACCTTTCGCCTACAACGGCCAGTTCATTACCATCGAACCCGCCCACCTGAAAGGCCGCAAGCACGCGATCGCGGTGGACTACACACACGCATACTCCAACAACGGATCCGGGCTACACCGCTTCGTCGATCCAGTGGACGGAGAGGTGTACATGTACACCGACTTCGAGCCCTACGATGCCAACCGCCTGTTCCCGCACTTCGACCAGCCGAACCTGAAAGCGCACTACACCCTGGATGTGACCGCGCCGAAAGACTGGAGCGTGATCACCTCGGTACGCGAGAAAAATATTGAGAAGAACGGTGAGGTGAATCACTGGGTATTCCCGCAATCCAAGAAGTTCTCTTCCTACATTTTTTCCCTGCACGCCGGTCCTTTCACCGTTTGGGAAGACGATGCCGATGGTATCCCGCTGCGCCTGTTTGCACGCAAAACCCTGGCGGAATACGTGAAGCCGGATGACTGGTTCACCTTTACCAAGCAATCTTTCGAATTCTTCCAGAAGTATTTCGAAGTGGATTACCCCTTCGTTAAATACGATCAGGTCATCGTGCCCGACTTCAACGCCGGCGCCATGGAAAACGTAGCCGCTGTTACCTTCAACGAAGCCTACGTTTCCCGCGGTGAAAAAACCCAGGCCCAGCGCATGCGCCTGGCCAATGTAATCGCCCATGAAATGGCGCACATGTGGTTTGGCGACCTGGTCACCATGAACTGGTGGGACGATCTGTGGCTGAACGAAAGCTTTGCCACCTATATGGCCAACCTGTCCCTGGCAGAGAACAGCGAGTTCGACAACGCCTGGGAAAACTTCTACCAGGGCACCAAACAGTGGGCCTACGGCTCCGACCAGCTGCCGACCACCCACGCGATTCAGCTGCCGGTGAAGAATACCGACGAGGCCTTCGCCAATTTCGATGGTATTACCTACGGTAAGGGCGGCTCGATCCTGAAACAGCTGCCCTACTACCTCGGCAAGGAAGAATTCCGCAAGGGTGTATCCAACTACCTGAAGGACCTCTCTTACAAAAACTCCACCCTGAACGATTTCATGGGGCACCTGGGCAAAGCGGCGGGTAAAAACCTGGACGCGTGGCAGCAGCAGTGGCTGTACCAGGCCGGCCTCAATACCATCCAGGCCAGCTTCCAGTGTGATGGCGACAAGATTGCCAGCCTGACCATTAGCCAGACGGCACCGGCCGAATACCCGACCCTGCGCGAGCAGCGTACCCAGGTGGGCTTGTACAACATGGCAGGCGGCAAGATGGTTCTGAGCAAAGCCATCCCGGTGATCTACAAAGGTGCTTCCACCGAAGTCACCGCAGCCAAAGGCGAAGCCTGTCCGCAGATCGTTTACCCGAACGAAGGTGACTGGGCATTTGCCAAGGTCAACCTGGACAAGGTTTCCGTGGCCAATATGTCCAAGCACATTAACGACATCGAGAGCCCCTTCACCCGCCTGATGATGTGGCAGAGCCTGTTCGACTCCGTTACCGATGCCAAACTGCCGCTGGATCAGTATGTGAGCTTTGCCGTCAGCAATGCTGGCAGTGAGGAGAACATCAACGTGATCCGCCTGGTTTCCAGCCACCTGGGCACCGCTTATGCCTATCTGAATCAGGTAGCCATGGACGACACCAAGCGCACACAGCTGCAACTGGCCATCGAATCCTTCGCCTGGCAGCAACTGCAGAGTGCGCCCGCAGGCAGCGACGCGCAGAAAACCTGGTTCGGCACCTTTACCGGCGTAGCCCATACCGATAAAGCACTGGCGAATGCCCAGAACCTGCTGCGCGGCGAGCTCGGCATCGAAGGACTGGTACTTGACCCGGACATGCGCTGGAACCTGATCACCCTGCTGAACCGCCACCTCTATGGCGACTACGCTCAGGTGATCAAATCTGAGCTGGAAAAAGACGGCTCCGACCGCTCCCAGCTGAACGCCATCGCCGCGGAAGCGATTCGTCCGCAGCAGAAAGCCAAAACCCTGTGGCTGAACAACCTGCTGGAAAACCGTGATGCGTTCAAACTGGCGCAGCTGAAGTACGCCGCCAGCGCGCTCTTCCCCACCGAACAACGGGGTCTTTACGAGGCCAATGTCGAGCGCATTGTCGGAGCACTGGACGAGGTCAATGCCAGCGATGCTTCCGAGTTTGTCGGCACCTATACCCGCCTGTTCCCGCTGAACTGCAGCGAGCAAGGCGTTAAGCAGGTGAGCGACATTCTGGACAGCGGAAAGCAGCTGAACCCGCTGCTTGAAAAAGCTCTGAAAAACCGCCGCTACAAAAACCAGCAATGCCTGAATATGGCAGCTGCGATCGGTAATTCAGCGGGTTAA
- a CDS encoding porin, with amino-acid sequence MKKTAITLALAAALPTFADAEVLTFYGKANTSFQSNDEGDGATTDVKSNASRVGVKGDLPLDSGIKGIYKMEYQVNIDGEGDTFTQRNIYAGLEGGFGQVIGGKFDTPLKIAQKKVDLFNDLEGDIKSLITKSDNRESNNLQYTTPTFAGFTVAAAYISNKEAEIFDDVGNQIDTRDNGTSVSLAYDQNGVYLAYAFDQSVEANDWQVNRLVAQYNFGNLQVGGLFEEQEKADNSKQDGWMTSVAYKINQWTAKAQYGQSDIVKADGETFSLGLDYKLSKAAKVFTFYTDETAANDYERSYFGIGTEFKF; translated from the coding sequence ATGAAAAAGACTGCAATTACCCTGGCACTGGCAGCGGCGCTACCTACTTTTGCAGATGCAGAAGTACTAACCTTTTACGGCAAGGCGAACACCTCATTCCAGTCCAATGACGAGGGTGATGGTGCGACAACGGATGTAAAAAGCAACGCATCGCGCGTGGGCGTGAAAGGCGACCTGCCCCTGGACAGCGGCATCAAGGGCATTTACAAAATGGAGTACCAGGTAAATATCGACGGTGAAGGTGACACCTTTACCCAGCGCAATATTTACGCGGGACTTGAGGGCGGGTTCGGACAGGTGATCGGTGGCAAGTTCGATACCCCGCTGAAAATCGCCCAGAAAAAAGTCGACCTGTTTAATGACCTCGAGGGTGACATCAAAAGCCTTATCACCAAAAGTGATAACCGCGAATCCAACAACCTGCAGTACACCACACCCACTTTCGCGGGTTTTACAGTCGCCGCTGCCTATATCAGCAACAAGGAAGCGGAAATCTTCGATGACGTGGGCAACCAGATCGACACCCGCGATAATGGCACTTCCGTATCACTCGCCTACGATCAAAACGGCGTTTACCTGGCCTACGCCTTCGACCAGAGTGTGGAGGCGAATGACTGGCAAGTAAATCGCCTGGTAGCCCAGTACAACTTTGGCAACCTACAAGTTGGCGGCCTGTTCGAAGAACAGGAAAAGGCAGACAACAGCAAGCAGGATGGCTGGATGACGTCCGTGGCCTACAAGATCAACCAGTGGACCGCAAAGGCTCAATACGGCCAGTCTGACATTGTCAAAGCCGATGGTGAAACTTTCAGCCTCGGCCTGGACTACAAACTGTCCAAAGCCGCCAAGGTATTTACCTTTTACACCGATGAAACTGCAGCGAACGACTACGAGCGCAGCTACTTCGGCATCGGTACTGAATTCAAGTTCTAA
- a CDS encoding DNA internalization-related competence protein ComEC/Rec2, translated as MGWREITLARTPSLVTGIWSLAAGIGQVALWPELPGNVESAGLLLMGVIALTALLLVSSRPASGNARWLIWSVILPFVFGACWALYSNHDVLKRRLPDALHGTDHRITIEVSSLPQLSPAVSRFGSNFHLSTGHKDARFTARVIHGDNPAFLGQAMRLSWYRIAPGLARDLTAGSRWKLVVRLKQPRGSLNPHTFDYEAWLLQRGIYATGYVRDRDDVPQFIAAGDGMDALRERVRDRISRVSPGNSGLHQQALIRALLLGDKGDVDARTRDLLRRTGTAHLLAISGLHVGMVSGIFLLLGGLLGRLFGLFKKGNPLFWSGGAALIAALAYTLLSGAPLSAQRALMMTFVVIIALVHRRRFGGGLALGLALASVLLLQPLAVLDAGFWLSFVAVGALLLRFRGRTARVEKGAEEGPAGNGIPGTRWSQRLRSLTIACGTAIQSQWAILIGLLLPSILIFSGVSASGLLLNLVAIPWVGLLILPLVFLGAAFPGAPGQFLWWLADIQLSCLLDFLAYADGRLPGWQSLPLPPIAVLALAVISCFVLLLPHGFPGRGLAWCLVPVVFASLLPGGWQRPAEPFLEVTVLDVGQGLSVVAATDGHRILFDTGAGSDSGWDAGNSIVAPYLMAEYGTQLDLLAVSHGDRDHAGGVGGVLAQMEVGALAAPGRLGERLGRGGVDTVGGLPAPARHFPCLAGKEDVLGELKVQWLWPESDGVDGEENDHSCVALLVWRGIRVLLTGDISDEVERRLKVAYPEFEPVDLLVAPHHGSRSSSSSALIRWAPPGAVVFSAGYRHHFGHPHPDVVARYRKAGASLFNTAMTGAVTLSWSGGDTEPRVRCARNAPRFWLAEVPLCAGGDASVR; from the coding sequence ATGGGGTGGAGGGAAATTACCCTGGCGAGGACCCCGTCACTGGTGACTGGAATCTGGTCGCTGGCGGCGGGTATTGGCCAGGTGGCGTTGTGGCCCGAGTTGCCGGGCAACGTGGAGAGTGCGGGCTTGCTATTGATGGGCGTCATCGCGCTGACTGCACTACTGCTGGTATCTTCCCGTCCTGCCAGTGGCAATGCGCGCTGGCTTATCTGGTCGGTGATATTGCCTTTCGTGTTCGGCGCCTGTTGGGCGCTGTACAGTAACCATGACGTCCTGAAGCGGCGCCTGCCAGATGCGCTCCATGGAACCGATCATCGCATCACTATTGAGGTGAGTTCCCTGCCGCAGTTGTCACCCGCGGTTTCTCGTTTTGGATCCAATTTCCACCTCTCGACTGGCCATAAAGATGCCCGGTTTACCGCTCGGGTTATCCACGGGGATAACCCTGCGTTTCTCGGGCAGGCTATGCGTCTGAGCTGGTATCGCATCGCCCCCGGATTGGCCCGCGACCTGACTGCGGGAAGCCGTTGGAAATTGGTCGTCCGTCTTAAACAACCCCGCGGTAGTCTCAATCCCCACACTTTTGACTATGAAGCCTGGTTGTTACAGCGCGGTATCTACGCGACTGGCTACGTGCGTGACAGGGATGACGTGCCTCAATTCATTGCTGCCGGTGACGGCATGGATGCGTTGCGGGAGCGTGTCCGCGACCGGATCTCTCGCGTATCACCCGGGAACTCTGGGTTGCACCAGCAGGCACTGATTCGGGCCCTGTTGCTGGGGGATAAGGGCGATGTAGATGCGCGCACTCGGGATTTGCTGCGCAGAACGGGCACCGCGCATTTGCTGGCTATCTCCGGACTGCATGTGGGGATGGTGTCCGGGATATTCCTGCTATTGGGCGGGCTACTGGGTCGCCTCTTTGGGTTGTTCAAAAAGGGCAATCCGTTATTTTGGTCAGGCGGAGCCGCCTTGATTGCGGCGTTGGCATATACGCTGTTGAGTGGTGCTCCGTTGTCTGCACAGCGGGCTCTGATGATGACGTTTGTGGTGATCATCGCCCTGGTTCACCGCAGAAGGTTCGGAGGTGGCCTGGCACTCGGGCTGGCTCTCGCGTCTGTACTACTGTTGCAGCCGTTAGCCGTGCTCGACGCGGGATTCTGGCTGTCATTTGTCGCAGTGGGGGCTTTGTTGTTGCGTTTTCGCGGGCGAACTGCGCGCGTGGAGAAAGGGGCAGAGGAGGGGCCTGCGGGTAACGGGATACCCGGCACTCGATGGAGTCAGCGCCTGCGTAGCCTCACGATAGCGTGCGGTACTGCGATACAGAGTCAGTGGGCCATCCTTATCGGCCTGTTATTGCCTTCAATACTGATTTTCTCCGGGGTGAGCGCCAGCGGCCTGCTGTTGAATCTGGTGGCCATTCCGTGGGTCGGTCTTCTTATCTTGCCTCTGGTGTTTCTGGGGGCAGCATTTCCCGGGGCGCCAGGCCAGTTTCTTTGGTGGCTCGCGGATATCCAGTTGTCATGTCTGTTGGACTTTCTGGCTTATGCAGATGGTCGCTTGCCTGGATGGCAGTCGCTACCGCTTCCCCCGATTGCAGTGCTTGCTCTCGCCGTCATCTCCTGTTTCGTATTGCTTTTACCGCACGGGTTTCCCGGGCGCGGGTTGGCATGGTGTCTTGTCCCAGTCGTGTTCGCGAGCTTGTTGCCGGGCGGTTGGCAGAGACCGGCAGAGCCGTTTCTCGAGGTCACTGTACTGGACGTGGGGCAGGGGCTTTCCGTGGTTGCTGCCACCGATGGCCACCGAATTTTGTTTGATACTGGGGCCGGCAGCGACAGCGGCTGGGATGCGGGGAACAGTATCGTGGCCCCATATCTGATGGCCGAATATGGGACGCAGCTTGATTTACTGGCGGTGAGTCATGGCGACCGCGACCACGCCGGCGGCGTGGGCGGCGTACTTGCGCAGATGGAAGTCGGTGCACTTGCAGCTCCGGGACGCCTTGGCGAGCGGCTTGGAAGGGGTGGTGTCGACACGGTCGGCGGACTGCCGGCGCCTGCACGCCATTTTCCCTGTCTTGCCGGGAAGGAGGATGTTTTGGGAGAGCTGAAGGTGCAGTGGCTGTGGCCGGAGTCGGACGGTGTGGATGGCGAAGAAAACGACCACAGCTGTGTGGCGTTGCTTGTCTGGCGGGGGATACGGGTTCTGTTGACCGGGGATATATCCGATGAAGTCGAGCGCCGGCTGAAGGTCGCCTATCCGGAGTTCGAGCCGGTAGACCTGTTGGTCGCACCCCACCACGGGTCGCGCTCCTCTTCTTCAAGTGCACTCATTCGGTGGGCGCCTCCGGGCGCGGTGGTGTTTAGCGCCGGATATCGGCATCACTTCGGCCATCCCCATCCGGATGTGGTTGCACGCTATCGCAAAGCTGGCGCCAGCCTGTTCAATACCGCAATGACTGGTGCGGTCACATTGTCCTGGAGCGGCGGAGACACCGAACCGCGGGTGCGTTGCGCGCGAAATGCGCCCCGATTCTGGCTTGCAGAGGTCCCTTTGTGTGCTGGCGGTGATGCCAGTGTGCGTTGA
- a CDS encoding MotA/TolQ/ExbB proton channel family protein, giving the protein MLEIIKSGGWLMLPILLCSVAVIAIFIERLWTLNERKIAPRALLGEVWSSLKNNQLTTEKIKALRDSSQLGRIFAAGLANSKHGREVMKDSIEEAASQVVHELERFLNVLGTIAAVAPLIGLLGTVVGMIQVFTAIMLEGTGNAGVLAGGISQALITTAAGLSVAIPALMAHRYFQRRVDSIVVTMEQEAVKLVDALHSDRRIEAAA; this is encoded by the coding sequence GTGTTAGAGATTATCAAGTCTGGCGGCTGGCTGATGCTGCCTATCCTGCTCTGTTCCGTAGCTGTTATTGCGATTTTCATCGAGCGTTTGTGGACGCTCAACGAGCGCAAGATCGCCCCGCGTGCGCTGCTGGGTGAAGTCTGGAGTTCGCTAAAGAACAACCAGCTGACCACGGAAAAGATTAAGGCCCTGCGCGACTCCAGCCAGCTGGGGCGCATTTTTGCCGCGGGTCTCGCCAATTCCAAGCATGGCCGTGAGGTGATGAAGGACAGTATCGAAGAGGCTGCCAGTCAGGTGGTGCACGAGCTGGAACGCTTCCTGAATGTGCTGGGTACCATTGCCGCTGTGGCGCCGTTGATCGGCCTGCTTGGCACCGTGGTGGGCATGATTCAGGTATTTACTGCCATTATGTTGGAAGGCACCGGCAATGCGGGTGTACTGGCCGGGGGGATCTCCCAGGCTCTGATCACCACCGCCGCGGGCCTGAGCGTGGCTATCCCGGCGCTGATGGCACATCGATACTTCCAGCGCCGCGTGGATTCCATTGTGGTGACCATGGAGCAGGAGGCCGTCAAACTGGTGGATGCCCTGCATAGTGACCGCCGTATCGAAGCAGCAGCCTGA
- a CDS encoding biopolymer transporter ExbD, protein MQFRRQNTEQDGVNLTPLIDVVFLLLIFFMVSTTFTKESHLELNLPEASGPQAESPPSTIEVLINADGSYSVDGRALINKKLATLKSALSEVSGGEYNRPLIITADATAQHQAVVRAMDAAGQLGFVHLSITTRQPDEQ, encoded by the coding sequence ATGCAATTCCGTCGCCAGAATACAGAGCAGGATGGGGTGAACCTCACGCCATTGATCGATGTGGTGTTCCTGCTGCTGATCTTTTTTATGGTTTCCACCACCTTTACCAAAGAGAGCCATCTTGAGCTCAATCTTCCGGAGGCTTCGGGCCCACAGGCGGAGAGTCCCCCCTCAACCATTGAGGTACTCATCAATGCCGATGGCTCATATTCGGTGGATGGCCGAGCGCTGATCAACAAGAAGCTCGCCACGCTCAAATCTGCACTGTCGGAAGTGTCCGGTGGCGAGTACAATCGCCCGCTGATCATTACCGCAGACGCCACCGCGCAACATCAAGCGGTGGTTCGTGCCATGGATGCCGCGGGTCAGCTGGGATTTGTTCATCTCAGCATCACTACCCGGCAGCCGGACGAACAGTAA
- the msbA gene encoding lipid A export permease/ATP-binding protein MsbA, producing MDKSPQPVLKPRDGARTYRRLLSYAVPQWPLFVVAVLGFLLFSSMEVVLIAVTELLLDAVGAGIEQGRGFLSKYVAGFFPGGNMPQETARWLVPSAMLIIIMLRAVGNFVGSYGLSYVARAVIHQLRTELFEHIGQLPSSYFDRYTGAFLISKVAYNVEQVTNSITKALRTLIRSSFTAIGLLTYLLLVNWQLTLTFFLFVPIIAGIVSIVGRRFRKLSHRIQNTMGDVTHVTQEAINGYEVVRMYGGRTYENARFAAASNANRQQFMKLVVADNASVSVIQTLVGLATAVLVWFALAPGMVESMTAGVFASYIGAAASLAKPIRNLSEVYAEIQKGIAAAESIFEVFDAPKEPTGGNLHLPSPVTGEVTFEHLGFRYSEGGPDVLSDIDFSVRAGQTVALVGASGSGKTTLVSLLSRFYDPTSGRILLDGVDITEVPVAELREQISLVSQNIVLFNDTVYRNIAYGELEGKPEAEVERAVDLAHARDFIEELPDGLNTVLGDNAQILSGGQRQRLAIARALLKDSPVLVLDEATSALDNASERHIQAALAEVMKNRTTFVIAHRLSTIENADCILVMDQGRIVESGTHSELLERGGRYALLLQQQSGGAIGG from the coding sequence ATGGATAAATCCCCCCAACCGGTGCTGAAGCCCCGGGACGGCGCCAGAACCTATCGTCGCCTACTTTCCTACGCTGTACCTCAGTGGCCGCTGTTTGTTGTCGCGGTGCTTGGATTCCTGCTGTTTTCCAGCATGGAAGTGGTGCTGATTGCCGTCACTGAGCTATTGCTGGACGCCGTCGGTGCCGGTATCGAGCAGGGACGAGGCTTCCTGTCGAAGTATGTCGCCGGTTTTTTCCCCGGTGGGAACATGCCCCAGGAGACTGCCCGCTGGCTGGTGCCGTCGGCGATGCTGATCATCATCATGCTGCGCGCTGTGGGCAACTTTGTTGGCAGTTATGGTCTGTCTTATGTTGCACGCGCAGTGATTCACCAGTTGCGCACCGAGCTATTCGAGCATATTGGGCAGTTGCCCAGCAGCTATTTTGACCGCTACACCGGTGCTTTCCTGATTTCCAAGGTCGCCTACAACGTGGAGCAGGTGACCAACTCCATTACCAAGGCGTTGCGCACGCTGATTCGCTCCTCGTTTACGGCCATTGGCCTACTGACTTATCTGTTACTGGTGAACTGGCAGCTGACCCTGACGTTTTTCCTGTTTGTGCCGATTATCGCCGGCATTGTCAGTATTGTGGGCCGCCGTTTCCGCAAGCTCAGCCATCGGATCCAGAACACCATGGGTGACGTGACCCATGTGACCCAGGAAGCGATCAACGGCTACGAAGTCGTCCGCATGTACGGTGGCCGAACTTATGAAAATGCCCGTTTCGCAGCTGCGAGTAACGCCAACCGACAGCAGTTCATGAAACTGGTAGTGGCGGACAACGCCAGTGTGTCAGTGATCCAGACACTGGTGGGGCTCGCAACAGCAGTGCTGGTTTGGTTCGCTCTGGCTCCCGGCATGGTCGAGTCGATGACAGCGGGCGTATTTGCTTCCTATATCGGTGCTGCTGCCTCTCTGGCTAAGCCGATCAGGAACCTCTCCGAGGTCTATGCCGAAATTCAGAAAGGGATCGCCGCGGCGGAAAGTATTTTCGAAGTGTTCGATGCGCCAAAGGAGCCCACTGGAGGCAACCTGCATCTGCCAAGCCCGGTGACCGGGGAAGTGACTTTCGAACATCTGGGTTTCCGCTATTCGGAAGGCGGCCCGGATGTATTGAGTGACATCGATTTCTCGGTGCGTGCGGGGCAGACAGTTGCCCTGGTAGGAGCCTCCGGTTCTGGAAAGACCACACTGGTGAGCCTGCTGTCCCGATTTTACGATCCCACCTCCGGGCGAATTCTGCTGGATGGGGTGGATATTACCGAGGTTCCAGTGGCGGAGTTGCGCGAGCAGATCAGCCTGGTCTCTCAGAACATTGTGCTGTTCAACGATACGGTGTATCGCAACATCGCGTACGGCGAGCTCGAGGGCAAGCCGGAGGCGGAAGTCGAGCGGGCGGTAGATCTGGCGCACGCGCGCGACTTTATCGAAGAGTTGCCAGACGGGCTCAACACGGTGCTCGGGGACAACGCGCAGATTCTTTCCGGTGGCCAGCGTCAGCGGCTGGCTATCGCGCGGGCGCTGTTAAAGGATTCGCCGGTACTGGTGCTGGATGAGGCGACCTCGGCTCTGGATAACGCCTCCGAACGTCACATTCAGGCGGCGCTCGCGGAGGTGATGAAAAATCGCACTACGTTTGTGATCGCGCATCGCCTGAGTACCATTGAGAATGCAGATTGCATCCTGGTCATGGATCAGGGGCGTATCGTTGAAAGTGGCACCCACAGTGAGTTGCTGGAGCGCGGCGGTCGCTACGCGCTGTTACTTCAGCAGCAGTCCGGCGGTGCCATCGGCGGATAG
- the lpxK gene encoding tetraacyldisaccharide 4'-kinase, producing MSLEDWLNKRWYPATESGEVSGTQLPLLAPLELAFRHGSRWRKQRNQPEPLSVPVIVVGNITVGGAGKTPLVAELGRWLKERGRKPGIISRGYGGRAKHYPYNVTAESHPLESGDEPLMLHLMTGLPVMVSPKRAEAASALISEHGCDVILSDDGLQHYGLWRSMEICVVDGQRGLGNQHLLPRGPLRESADRLRSVDMVVVNGQPNALVESQVGEEADFTMELQPSRWHQFNLDQTSTLKIESGPEVGPCHGVAAIGNPQRFFNALRDIGFTVMEMAFPDHHQFSQQELQLDGVTPVIMTMKDAVKCRDFWQSHWWAMEAQAQLPDLFYQRIHQHLQSFEPA from the coding sequence ATGTCGCTTGAAGACTGGTTGAACAAACGCTGGTATCCGGCCACCGAAAGCGGTGAAGTAAGCGGTACACAGCTGCCTTTGTTGGCGCCGCTGGAGCTGGCGTTCCGACACGGCAGTCGCTGGCGCAAGCAGCGCAATCAACCAGAGCCGCTGTCGGTGCCGGTGATTGTGGTCGGCAATATTACCGTCGGTGGTGCCGGTAAAACGCCCCTGGTTGCCGAGCTTGGCCGCTGGCTGAAAGAGCGTGGCCGCAAACCCGGTATTATCAGCCGCGGCTATGGTGGCCGCGCCAAGCACTACCCCTACAATGTCACCGCCGAATCCCACCCCCTGGAATCCGGCGATGAACCGCTCATGCTTCACCTGATGACGGGCCTCCCGGTAATGGTTTCTCCCAAACGTGCGGAAGCGGCGTCTGCCCTGATTTCCGAACACGGTTGTGATGTGATCCTCTCTGACGATGGCCTCCAGCACTATGGTCTGTGGCGCAGTATGGAAATCTGTGTCGTGGACGGTCAGCGCGGTCTCGGCAATCAGCATTTGTTGCCCCGCGGTCCACTGAGGGAGTCGGCTGACCGACTGCGAAGCGTGGATATGGTCGTTGTGAATGGCCAGCCCAATGCTCTGGTGGAATCCCAGGTGGGTGAGGAAGCCGATTTCACCATGGAGTTGCAGCCATCGCGCTGGCATCAGTTCAATCTGGATCAGACATCGACCCTGAAGATCGAATCGGGCCCGGAAGTGGGTCCGTGTCACGGGGTGGCGGCGATCGGTAATCCCCAGCGTTTTTTTAACGCGCTGCGGGATATCGGTTTTACTGTGATGGAAATGGCCTTTCCAGACCATCACCAGTTCAGCCAGCAGGAGCTGCAGCTAGATGGCGTGACTCCGGTAATCATGACCATGAAAGACGCGGTCAAATGCCGTGATTTCTGGCAGAGCCACTGGTGGGCCATGGAGGCACAGGCCCAGCTGCCGGATCTTTTCTACCAACGCATTCACCAGCATCTGCAGAGTTTTGAACCCGCATGA